One genomic region from Bacilli bacterium encodes:
- a CDS encoding transporter substrate-binding domain-containing protein has protein sequence MKRFQKTTILGVAALGMLLTSCGSKNYDNSRLVVGLECNYAPFNWTALSTSDYTLPIDGLDGQYADGYDIQVARYLSATLDKEVVIKKFDWEALVPAIQSNQINLIIAGMSYSEERDLSVDFTNPYYQSNIVAIVRKNSPYVDVDTIAGLSGAKVISQLGTIQDQIIDQIPNVIHMTGTDTFSSAALMVNSGDADAMLAEYPVARAIVNANSNLAIVSFTDSFSGIDANDLSVSVAVKEGNQELINLINDALIDLSDTDRQAMMDGAIARSALSE, from the coding sequence ATGAAAAGATTTCAAAAGACGACAATTCTAGGAGTGGCAGCGCTCGGTATGTTACTGACCAGTTGTGGCTCAAAAAATTACGACAATTCACGTCTCGTAGTTGGGTTGGAGTGCAATTATGCTCCGTTTAATTGGACCGCGTTGAGCACAAGTGATTACACACTTCCAATCGATGGCTTGGATGGACAATACGCCGATGGATACGATATTCAAGTTGCCCGTTACCTAAGCGCCACTTTAGACAAGGAAGTAGTGATTAAAAAATTTGATTGGGAAGCTTTAGTGCCCGCGATTCAATCTAACCAGATTAATTTGATTATTGCCGGGATGAGCTATAGTGAGGAGCGTGATTTGTCGGTTGATTTTACTAATCCTTACTACCAAAGTAACATTGTAGCAATCGTTCGCAAAAATAGCCCCTATGTCGATGTCGATACGATTGCTGGATTATCCGGCGCGAAGGTTATTTCGCAGCTAGGAACAATTCAAGATCAAATTATCGATCAGATTCCCAATGTTATTCATATGACGGGGACCGACACTTTTTCAAGTGCCGCATTAATGGTCAATAGCGGGGATGCCGATGCAATGTTAGCCGAATACCCAGTAGCCCGGGCCATCGTTAACGCTAATTCAAATCTAGCCATCGTTTCTTTTACGGATAGTTTTAGTGGTATTGATGCTAATGACTTAAGCGTTTCGGTCGCGGTTAAAGAGGGAAATCAAGAATTGATTAATCTAATTAACGACGCTTTAATTGATTTGAGTGATACTGACCGGCAAGCGATGATGGACGGAGCTATTGCACGTTCAGCGCTCAGCGAGTAA
- the glmS gene encoding glutamine--fructose-6-phosphate transaminase (isomerizing), translating to MCGIIGGITDDSIEKVLLDGLKYLEYRGYDSSGLALCENGVLTVRKKTGKVSVLKAELEKNPPELSHIGIAHNRWATHGAPSEINAHPQLSFSNNIAIVHNGVIDNFLAIKSGLTAKGYKFRSETDTEVIADFLEEEKKRQGSLLLAIKQLFHVAKGSFALAILDQQDPDKIFFAKWRTPLLLGRGQGMNLLASDKIAFAPEVEEFYDIADGEYGYLQGDNAFVFAYDKESSKHPSFLPIDIRRSDIALGNYANYMEKEINEGAYVTDKILQEYTKDGEYKFDKALLALLTNSEEVILIGSGSSYHAALLGCEYLLNAKINAYAYIASEWAYYPQVRTQSPVFILLSQSGETADVLRSLDVIKNHHWPVISLVNIESSSLARRSNYVLPLFAGLEVAIVSTKTFISQVALLLLLANATVNNVAAIEELKKVGPAQRKVLSFKETISDLSGKLVTHHDIYFIGRGLDYLLAREASLKFKEITYLHSEAFPAGELKHGPIALIEKGTPVIGFCGDGRSYEHLMSNLEEAKARGGLTYIIGIRDDEQAEEKFTFPSINPQVNVLIEVIYAQLLSYYATLRLGYDVDKPRNLAKSVTVE from the coding sequence CATTGAGAAGGTTCTTCTTGATGGTCTTAAATATCTTGAATATCGCGGTTATGACTCGTCGGGTTTAGCATTATGCGAAAACGGGGTACTGACGGTGAGAAAAAAGACCGGCAAAGTTTCCGTTTTAAAAGCTGAACTGGAGAAGAATCCTCCGGAACTTTCGCATATCGGCATCGCTCATAATCGGTGGGCTACGCATGGAGCGCCGAGTGAGATAAATGCCCATCCGCAGCTTTCTTTTTCTAATAATATCGCCATTGTTCATAATGGTGTCATCGATAATTTTTTAGCCATAAAGAGCGGGTTAACCGCTAAGGGATATAAGTTTCGCAGCGAGACGGACACCGAAGTTATCGCCGATTTTTTGGAGGAAGAGAAAAAGCGTCAGGGAAGCCTTCTTTTAGCCATTAAGCAACTTTTTCATGTGGCGAAAGGCTCCTTTGCTTTGGCCATATTAGATCAGCAAGATCCGGATAAGATCTTTTTTGCCAAGTGGCGGACGCCCCTTCTTTTAGGGCGCGGCCAAGGAATGAATCTTTTAGCCAGCGACAAAATTGCTTTTGCTCCTGAGGTTGAAGAGTTTTATGATATTGCCGATGGCGAATACGGATACTTACAAGGGGATAACGCTTTTGTTTTTGCCTATGATAAGGAAAGCAGCAAGCATCCATCCTTTTTGCCAATTGATATCAGGCGCAGTGATATTGCCTTAGGAAACTACGCTAATTATATGGAAAAAGAGATTAATGAGGGAGCATATGTTACCGATAAAATCCTTCAGGAATATACCAAAGACGGCGAATACAAGTTTGATAAGGCACTTTTGGCCCTTTTAACAAATAGCGAAGAAGTGATTCTTATTGGATCGGGAAGTAGTTATCATGCCGCGCTTTTAGGCTGCGAGTATTTACTTAATGCAAAAATTAATGCCTATGCATATATTGCCAGCGAATGGGCTTATTACCCACAGGTGCGAACCCAAAGCCCGGTTTTTATTCTCCTTTCACAAAGCGGAGAAACTGCGGATGTTTTGCGGTCACTTGACGTTATAAAAAATCACCACTGGCCAGTAATAAGTCTTGTTAATATCGAATCATCTTCTTTGGCTCGGCGAAGTAATTATGTTTTGCCTCTTTTCGCCGGTTTGGAAGTGGCAATTGTTTCCACGAAGACATTTATAAGTCAAGTCGCGTTGCTATTGCTCTTAGCCAATGCGACAGTTAACAATGTTGCCGCGATCGAAGAACTTAAAAAAGTCGGACCGGCCCAAAGGAAAGTTTTATCCTTCAAGGAGACCATAAGCGATCTTTCAGGTAAACTTGTCACTCACCATGATATATATTTTATTGGGCGCGGACTCGATTATTTATTGGCGCGTGAAGCCTCACTAAAATTTAAAGAAATCACCTATCTCCATAGCGAAGCTTTTCCCGCCGGAGAGTTAAAACACGGGCCGATTGCGCTAATCGAAAAAGGAACACCGGTAATTGGCTTTTGTGGCGACGGGCGATCTTATGAGCATTTAATGAGCAATTTAGAAGAAGCAAAGGCTCGGGGAGGATTAACGTACATCATAGGAATAAGAGATGATGAACAGGCTGAAGAAAAATTCACTTTTCCTTCAATCAATCCTCAGGTAAATGTTCTTATCGAGGTCATATATGCCCAATTATTGAGTTATTATGCCACGCTCCGGTTAGGATACGATGTTGATAAGCCTCGCAATCTGGCCAAATCAGTAACAGTTGAATAA
- a CDS encoding cation diffusion facilitator family transporter, with amino-acid sequence MKKNINSPESASSISLGANILLTLGKLIGGIIAHSQALISDGINSLDDIISTIVVMIGVKSSTKKADENHPFGHERMDNVAAIILSIFFFITGIGIIVVGGASLLRALRGEIELSLPNKLAWIVAGIAMAIKEGLFLYTFRIGRKSRSSAIQGLAMDHQMDVISTGVALIGIVLAIVLDLPWIDPLAAIITGLLIIVTGIRTLYDAFNKMTDHAASEKTIEEIATTIIGVAGVVRIDDLRTRLFGSRIYVDVEIAVDANLSLRKAHAIAEEVHHQVEQSNVDIKHIMVHVNPDVGRGAYAKEEN; translated from the coding sequence ATGAAAAAAAACATTAATTCTCCTGAAAGTGCCTCATCCATTTCATTAGGGGCCAACATTTTACTAACACTAGGAAAACTTATCGGTGGTATTATTGCTCATTCACAAGCTTTAATCAGCGACGGGATCAATTCCTTGGATGACATTATTTCGACCATTGTAGTGATGATTGGGGTTAAGTCTTCAACCAAGAAGGCGGATGAAAATCATCCTTTTGGTCATGAGCGAATGGACAATGTCGCGGCGATCATTCTTTCGATTTTTTTCTTTATTACGGGTATCGGTATTATCGTAGTCGGCGGTGCCTCTTTACTACGAGCCTTACGCGGAGAGATTGAGTTATCACTTCCTAATAAACTGGCTTGGATTGTCGCAGGTATTGCTATGGCAATCAAAGAAGGGCTATTTCTCTATACATTCCGTATCGGACGTAAAAGTAGAAGCTCCGCTATTCAAGGTTTAGCCATGGATCATCAGATGGACGTCATATCGACGGGCGTAGCCTTAATTGGTATTGTTTTAGCCATCGTTTTAGATTTACCTTGGATTGACCCGCTGGCGGCGATAATTACCGGTCTACTTATTATTGTTACGGGCATCAGAACTTTATATGATGCGTTTAACAAAATGACCGACCATGCGGCTAGCGAAAAAACGATTGAAGAAATTGCCACTACGATTATCGGCGTCGCGGGTGTTGTGCGTATTGACGATTTAAGAACACGCTTATTTGGATCACGTATCTACGTTGATGTTGAGATTGCCGTCGATGCCAATCTTTCGTTGCGGAAAGCGCATGCTATCGCTGAGGAAGTGCACCATCAAGTTGAACAAAGCAATGTCGATATTAAACATATTATGGTCCACGTTAATCCGGATGTTGGCCGCGGAGCCTATGCCAAAGAGGAAAACTAA
- a CDS encoding carbamoylphosphate synthase large subunit, translating to MENFLLISPQFPSTYWRFARALKRQGFNVVGIGNAPYYELSNELKESLSEYYYCSDMENYQSLYKAVAFLSFKHGKMDYIESNNEYWLASDARLRSDFNIGTGPQNNFISNIKEKSKMKVFYRQAGVPVARYILPVVKDDILSFVQKVGFPLFAKPNVGVGATHTFKMNCLSDIDLFWENHDTASAYIIEEFIDGTVVSFDGIVNSHSEPVLMVSHVFPQPNDILVNELTDDFYYTLPYVPSDLEAVGRKVLKAFGIRKRFFHLEFFRLNHDQYSGKQGDIVALEVNMRPAGGYTPDMINISQSLDCYEIYADVMKNDETTLHLDGKKFYCMECARRKEHIGTYANDDMTIHERYRDELQNSGQYPSVLATGMGDFFYMGRFHTLEEALAFRDFILSRKNQ from the coding sequence ATGGAAAATTTTTTACTTATTTCACCTCAATTTCCTTCAACTTATTGGCGTTTCGCTCGAGCTTTGAAACGTCAAGGTTTTAATGTCGTCGGCATCGGCAATGCCCCATACTATGAACTAAGCAACGAATTAAAAGAAAGCCTAAGCGAATACTACTATTGCTCGGACATGGAAAACTATCAATCTTTATACAAAGCGGTGGCTTTTTTGTCATTTAAACACGGCAAGATGGATTATATCGAGTCGAATAATGAGTATTGGCTGGCAAGCGATGCTCGATTGCGCTCGGATTTTAACATTGGCACGGGACCTCAGAATAACTTTATAAGCAACATCAAAGAAAAATCAAAAATGAAAGTGTTTTATAGGCAGGCGGGAGTTCCGGTTGCGCGCTATATTTTACCCGTGGTAAAAGACGATATTTTATCCTTTGTACAAAAAGTGGGCTTTCCTCTTTTTGCTAAACCGAATGTCGGCGTTGGCGCCACCCACACATTCAAGATGAATTGCTTATCGGATATAGATTTATTTTGGGAGAATCACGATACAGCTTCAGCCTACATTATTGAAGAATTCATTGATGGAACAGTTGTGTCCTTTGATGGAATAGTTAATTCCCATTCGGAACCAGTATTGATGGTTTCGCACGTTTTTCCACAACCCAACGACATTCTTGTGAATGAATTAACTGATGATTTTTACTATACCTTGCCTTACGTTCCTTCCGATTTGGAAGCGGTCGGCCGTAAAGTGTTAAAAGCTTTTGGAATAAGAAAACGTTTTTTTCATCTCGAGTTTTTCCGACTAAATCACGACCAATATAGCGGAAAGCAAGGAGACATTGTCGCTTTGGAAGTCAATATGCGTCCGGCGGGGGGATATACGCCGGACATGATTAATATCTCGCAGTCGCTGGATTGTTACGAAATATATGCCGATGTAATGAAAAATGATGAAACCACCTTGCATCTAGATGGGAAAAAGTTTTATTGTATGGAATGTGCCCGCCGTAAAGAGCATATCGGAACTTATGCAAATGACGATATGACCATTCATGAGCGGTACCGCGATGAACTTCAAAATAGCGGCCAATATCCTTCAGTATTAGCAACCGGAATGGGAGATTTCTTCTATATGGGACGCTTTCATACTTTAGAGGAAGCTTTGGCCTTCCGGGATTTCATCTTGAGTCGTAAAAATCAATAA
- a CDS encoding amino acid ABC transporter ATP-binding protein, which yields MSSIINVCHLEKKFGGLVVLDDINFSVNQGEVIAIIGSSGGGKSTLLRCLNLLEDPTRGEIFFEGKNILGPQANINHLREKMGMVFQQFNLFDNYNVIDNCILAQKLVLKRSRRLSQEIALKNLDKVGLGDRTKFKIFQLSGGQKQRAAIARALCMEPEVMLFDEPTSALDPEMVDEVLGVIQKLAREGMTMLIVTHEMNFALNVATRLLMLDQGKIIFDGTPKRAIETMDNDRLQSFINPKAKKK from the coding sequence ATGTCATCCATAATTAATGTTTGCCATCTTGAAAAAAAGTTTGGCGGTTTAGTCGTGCTTGATGACATAAATTTTTCAGTCAATCAAGGTGAAGTAATTGCCATAATCGGCTCCTCTGGCGGAGGTAAAAGCACGCTTCTTAGGTGCTTGAATTTACTAGAAGATCCGACGCGTGGCGAAATCTTCTTTGAAGGTAAAAACATACTTGGTCCGCAGGCAAACATAAATCATTTGCGAGAGAAAATGGGGATGGTTTTTCAACAGTTTAACCTTTTTGACAACTACAATGTGATTGACAATTGTATACTGGCGCAGAAACTGGTTTTAAAAAGATCACGGCGGCTTTCGCAAGAAATCGCCTTAAAAAATCTTGATAAAGTTGGGCTTGGCGACCGCACTAAATTTAAAATTTTTCAATTAAGCGGGGGTCAAAAGCAACGGGCGGCCATCGCTCGCGCCTTATGTATGGAGCCAGAGGTAATGCTTTTTGATGAACCAACTAGCGCTTTAGACCCAGAGATGGTGGATGAGGTATTAGGTGTTATTCAAAAGTTAGCCCGCGAAGGAATGACGATGTTAATCGTCACCCACGAGATGAATTTTGCCTTAAATGTCGCGACGCGTCTTTTGATGTTAGATCAAGGCAAAATTATTTTTGATGGTACGCCGAAACGGGCAATTGAGACAATGGATAACGATCGACTTCAATCATTTATTAACCCAAAGGCCAAGAAAAAGTAA
- a CDS encoding LacI family DNA-binding transcriptional regulator, with the protein MKKVTIKDIAREAGVSVATVSYVLNNRTDQKISEATKAKVLQIVNLFNYQSNNSRNLASGVTKQVALFTGEAAGGIGKLEEWSFIAKLRDTMVKDGYHLVIQPDNEIRRIDNVDAIICHGTTIDFFRELSQLNFVPVIAVDLYINDTLFFQINSNYRDLIDIASDNFGYDDFTVVFPEGLSPQVRSVLRRSYHTISVGSVSELTDLLKASQNEHMIVYGANLAEIARAIKPDIIPFDVVSSDKMDCIWDCCQKAIGRQSVIQKHFEI; encoded by the coding sequence ATGAAAAAAGTAACGATTAAAGATATCGCCCGGGAAGCCGGTGTGTCCGTGGCGACAGTATCCTATGTTCTCAACAACCGCACCGATCAAAAGATAAGTGAAGCGACGAAAGCAAAGGTTCTTCAGATTGTTAATCTATTTAATTATCAGTCGAATAATTCGCGTAATTTGGCGTCGGGTGTTACTAAGCAGGTCGCCCTATTTACCGGAGAGGCGGCTGGAGGAATTGGCAAATTAGAAGAATGGTCTTTCATTGCAAAATTACGGGACACGATGGTCAAAGATGGTTATCATCTCGTCATCCAACCGGATAATGAAATTCGACGCATCGACAATGTGGATGCCATTATATGCCACGGAACAACCATCGATTTTTTTCGCGAATTATCGCAGTTGAATTTTGTTCCGGTGATTGCCGTTGATTTATATATCAATGACACGCTTTTCTTCCAAATAAACAGCAACTATCGAGATTTGATAGACATCGCTTCGGATAATTTCGGATATGATGATTTTACAGTTGTTTTCCCGGAGGGATTATCACCTCAGGTACGGAGTGTTTTGCGCCGCAGTTATCACACTATTTCGGTCGGCAGTGTCAGCGAATTAACCGATCTTCTTAAGGCCAGTCAAAATGAGCACATGATAGTATATGGTGCTAATTTAGCTGAGATTGCGCGGGCGATTAAACCGGACATAATTCCCTTTGATGTTGTTAGTAGCGACAAGATGGATTGCATTTGGGATTGCTGCCAAAAAGCGATTGGTCGGCAGTCAGTTATCCAAAAGCATTTTGAAATTTAA
- a CDS encoding alpha amylase N-terminal ig-like domain-containing protein yields the protein MNKQAICHQPESPLGFATTPTNFVLRLRVAKNDNFKSIKIIYGMKYLFSAKREEKNMERCYEDQLFAYYEIKLATSDTRLAYIFLLSSTEGEFYYSEDGLTTTYDFNTAFYNHFQLPYTNDIDLIDVPNWVNHTVFYQIFVERFARGQKNKDDGYITIKWGDPVTPKCFAGGDIQGIIDHLDYLYHLGINALYLTPIFLSPSNHKYDIVDYKTIDPMFGDEEVFKTLVKEAHQRGIRIVLDAVFNHCSDKNPWWQDVVKNGKDSPYFDYFIVHGNKVSFNPINYETFSTVRYMPKLNTSNRRLQTELLSIATHYIRKFDIDGWRLDVSDEVSHAFWREFRKAIKEVKSEAIILGENWHGSQSWLQGDQFDGIMNYSYTKAALDYFATERYTAKDMAARLNEILLRYQDPINRMMLNLLDSHDTHRFFTQVQEDKNKMLSAIALTMVFPGMPCIYYGTEIPLPGGYDPDCRRCFPWSQDITNTGFFQKVESLIAIHRDSEVFDYCQYRVESDSNGLLSITRSSPNNEIVYISNETDQPQVITDYKKILIANNFSKDILFPNGFIIGQK from the coding sequence ATGAACAAGCAAGCTATTTGCCACCAACCAGAGAGCCCTCTTGGATTCGCCACGACCCCCACCAATTTCGTTCTTCGTCTACGGGTGGCCAAAAATGATAATTTTAAATCTATCAAAATCATCTACGGAATGAAGTATCTTTTTTCTGCCAAACGTGAAGAAAAAAATATGGAGCGCTGCTATGAAGATCAACTTTTTGCATACTATGAAATCAAATTGGCAACCTCGGACACGCGTTTAGCTTATATTTTTCTTTTGTCTAGCACAGAAGGAGAATTTTATTATAGCGAAGACGGACTTACTACTACTTATGATTTTAACACCGCTTTCTATAATCATTTCCAATTGCCATACACTAATGATATTGATTTAATTGATGTTCCTAACTGGGTTAATCACACTGTTTTTTATCAGATATTCGTCGAGCGCTTCGCCCGCGGGCAAAAAAATAAAGATGATGGTTATATTACCATCAAATGGGGGGATCCCGTTACGCCAAAATGCTTCGCAGGCGGCGATATTCAGGGAATAATAGATCACCTCGATTATCTATATCATCTTGGAATTAACGCTCTATATTTGACCCCGATTTTTCTTTCGCCCAGCAATCATAAATACGATATCGTTGATTATAAAACAATCGACCCCATGTTCGGCGATGAAGAGGTTTTCAAAACACTCGTCAAGGAGGCACATCAACGCGGAATTAGAATTGTTTTAGACGCCGTCTTTAACCATTGTTCAGATAAGAACCCCTGGTGGCAAGATGTCGTTAAAAACGGAAAGGATTCCCCGTATTTTGATTACTTTATTGTCCACGGCAATAAAGTATCCTTTAACCCAATAAATTACGAGACCTTTTCTACCGTTCGCTACATGCCGAAGCTCAATACTTCTAATCGCCGCTTACAGACCGAACTATTATCGATAGCCACCCACTACATTCGCAAATTTGATATTGATGGCTGGCGCCTCGATGTTTCCGACGAAGTTTCTCACGCTTTTTGGCGGGAATTTCGTAAGGCAATCAAGGAAGTTAAGTCGGAAGCCATAATCCTCGGAGAGAATTGGCACGGAAGCCAAAGCTGGCTTCAAGGAGATCAATTTGATGGCATCATGAATTACTCCTATACCAAAGCGGCACTTGACTATTTTGCCACCGAACGCTATACCGCCAAAGATATGGCCGCTCGACTCAATGAAATACTTCTTCGCTATCAAGACCCCATCAATCGCATGATGCTGAACTTATTAGACAGTCATGACACTCATCGCTTTTTTACCCAAGTACAAGAGGACAAAAACAAGATGCTTTCGGCTATCGCCTTGACAATGGTCTTTCCCGGTATGCCTTGCATATATTATGGAACGGAGATTCCCCTGCCTGGCGGCTACGATCCCGACTGCCGACGCTGCTTTCCATGGAGCCAAGATATTACAAACACAGGTTTCTTTCAAAAAGTAGAATCTTTGATTGCTATTCACCGTGACAGTGAAGTTTTTGATTACTGTCAATATCGAGTCGAAAGTGATAGTAATGGTCTTTTATCCATCACGCGTTCGTCGCCGAATAATGAAATCGTCTATATATCCAATGAAACCGACCAGCCCCAAGTAATTACGGATTATAAAAAAATATTAATTGCGAACAATTTTAGCAAAGATATACTCTTTCCAAACGGTTTTATTATCGGTCAAAAATAA
- a CDS encoding nitroreductase family protein, giving the protein MHILNFLKPKAEVAYIDVNSSIRQCVEKMTIHGFTAIPLLAGDGTYIGTITEGDLLWFIKNQTDMDLYKAEELNIKEVKRRRDNVPVDINASLEQMFKLALRQNFTPVLDDRKMFIGIVTRRDILTYYQGHLSTSDSDVINPVISTILSRRSIRRYTQEKVTEREINKILDAALSAPSAKNRQPVHILVLRDEKIKEDLKEATKYGKMISEAQVVLAVFGDTKQEANEFYLNNDCSAVIENALLAIEALGLGAVWIGTEDEQETSFLFEKLSIPQEMKIYGIIALGHPLEEKTPHGSAPFDKTHFNHW; this is encoded by the coding sequence ATGCATATTTTGAATTTTTTAAAACCAAAAGCCGAGGTGGCTTATATTGACGTCAATTCCTCGATTCGTCAATGTGTCGAAAAAATGACCATCCACGGCTTTACAGCGATTCCGTTGCTAGCTGGTGATGGAACATATATCGGCACAATTACCGAGGGAGACCTTCTTTGGTTCATTAAAAACCAGACGGATATGGACTTGTATAAGGCGGAAGAGTTGAACATTAAAGAGGTCAAGCGCCGGCGGGATAATGTTCCCGTCGATATCAATGCCAGTTTGGAACAAATGTTTAAATTGGCTTTAAGACAAAATTTCACTCCTGTCCTGGATGATCGGAAAATGTTTATCGGAATTGTCACTCGGCGGGACATATTAACCTATTATCAAGGACATCTTTCCACAAGCGACAGCGATGTTATAAATCCAGTTATCAGCACCATTCTATCGCGTAGAAGCATTCGTCGGTATACGCAAGAGAAGGTCACCGAACGTGAGATTAACAAGATATTGGATGCCGCTTTATCAGCCCCATCGGCCAAGAACAGACAACCGGTCCATATCCTGGTTTTACGGGACGAAAAAATAAAAGAAGATTTGAAAGAAGCCACTAAATACGGAAAGATGATTTCGGAAGCCCAGGTGGTCTTGGCCGTCTTCGGCGACACAAAACAAGAGGCGAACGAATTCTATTTAAATAATGATTGTTCGGCGGTAATTGAAAATGCACTGCTGGCGATAGAAGCACTCGGACTTGGGGCGGTTTGGATTGGAACAGAAGATGAGCAGGAGACTTCATTTCTTTTTGAAAAACTAAGTATTCCTCAGGAAATGAAAATATATGGAATAATTGCTCTTGGTCATCCTTTAGAAGAAAAAACCCCTCATGGGTCGGCGCCATTTGATAAAACCCACTTTAATCATTGGTAA
- a CDS encoding amino acid ABC transporter permease, producing the protein MSSFDKIIYLLRHFGGLFWQGTLVTLLLAVVGTFAGLLFGLLLSMARNLHSLPTDSLFTRVWKRTIMGLSLGYIELFRGTPMMVQSIIIYFGGKALGIPWTYLSCGLVVISINTAAYMAEIIRSGINGVDRGQMEAARSLGMTHTQAMVRVIFPQALKNAIPALGNEFITNIKDSSVLNVITVSELFMAAKIASNNTYFFVESYLIIAMVYLLLTISASRLLKMIEKHLSQPYSEKKEQLHHVIHN; encoded by the coding sequence ATGAGTAGTTTTGATAAGATAATTTATCTTTTGCGCCATTTCGGAGGACTATTTTGGCAAGGAACGTTAGTCACTCTTCTTTTGGCGGTTGTCGGCACATTTGCTGGACTGCTGTTTGGGCTATTACTATCAATGGCTCGTAATCTTCATTCGTTGCCAACCGACAGTTTATTTACGCGGGTTTGGAAGCGGACCATTATGGGACTATCCCTCGGATATATTGAGCTGTTCCGAGGGACACCGATGATGGTTCAATCGATCATTATTTATTTTGGTGGGAAGGCGCTGGGAATTCCATGGACATACTTAAGTTGCGGTCTCGTGGTAATTTCAATTAATACAGCCGCCTATATGGCGGAAATCATTCGTTCGGGGATTAACGGTGTCGACAGGGGACAGATGGAAGCGGCTCGAAGTTTGGGCATGACCCATACTCAAGCGATGGTAAGGGTTATTTTTCCCCAGGCTTTAAAAAATGCCATTCCCGCTCTAGGCAATGAATTCATTACCAATATTAAAGATTCGTCGGTCCTAAATGTAATAACGGTATCGGAACTTTTTATGGCGGCAAAAATCGCTTCCAACAACACTTACTTCTTTGTTGAATCTTATTTAATTATTGCAATGGTTTATCTTCTTTTGACAATAAGCGCCAGCCGGTTGTTGAAAATGATTGAGAAGCATTTAAGCCAACCATATTCCGAGAAAAAGGAGCAGTTGCATCATGTCATCCATAATTAA
- a CDS encoding flavodoxin family protein, with amino-acid sequence MAKNILVITGSARADGNGSELAKTFIAGARSSGNAVRRFDAATKIIHPCRGCENCWSKGRPCIVDDAFNSLAPYLQVSDILVLVSPLYWSGLSASIKLITEKMVAYTLPNRKKNLRIKEAILLGVGATDKVEDFDLMKAEFNRLCEVFAWKNGGMVVATGVKDPGDIDKNVALQEAENLGKNIQ; translated from the coding sequence ATGGCAAAAAATATCCTCGTTATTACTGGAAGTGCTCGCGCTGACGGTAATGGTTCTGAGTTGGCAAAGACTTTCATTGCCGGAGCGCGGAGCAGCGGTAACGCCGTCCGTCGTTTTGATGCTGCCACAAAAATCATTCATCCGTGTCGCGGCTGCGAAAATTGCTGGAGCAAAGGTCGGCCGTGCATTGTCGATGATGCGTTTAATTCCTTAGCGCCATACCTTCAAGTGAGTGATATTTTAGTTTTAGTTTCACCGCTTTATTGGTCCGGGCTATCGGCTTCAATTAAATTAATTACGGAGAAGATGGTAGCTTATACGCTGCCGAATCGAAAAAAGAATCTTCGAATTAAAGAGGCAATTCTTCTAGGAGTGGGGGCTACTGATAAAGTTGAAGATTTCGATTTGATGAAAGCGGAATTTAACCGATTGTGCGAAGTCTTTGCTTGGAAGAACGGTGGCATGGTTGTTGCTACAGGGGTTAAGGACCCAGGTGATATTGATAAAAATGTGGCATTGCAAGAAGCAGAAAATTTAGGAAAAAATATTCAATAG